From one Lycium barbarum isolate Lr01 chromosome 6, ASM1917538v2, whole genome shotgun sequence genomic stretch:
- the LOC132598550 gene encoding ferric reduction oxidase 6-like isoform X2, whose protein sequence is MNLNCMKKNAKGPKFRLWTFPVLVDGPFGVVTAAEMIGVILFSVYIVWAVTMYTIRNIDLLSLFHVHDLKENSAVLLKLGLCFGFIALICLALLFLPVARGSVLLQAVDIPFEQAIRYHVWLGHLTMALFTLHGLCFLIRWAMQGRLIERLINWKNVGIANLPGVISLAAGLLMWVTSLPGVRRKNFELFFYTHQLYVVFVVFLALHVGDFIFMIAGAGIFLFMLDRFLRFFQSRKAVDILSATSFPCGTVELVISKPANLHYNALSWIFLQIRELSWLQWHPFSVSSSPLDGKHHIAILIKVLGDWTKKLKGNILNLSLEQSDKGPLLQHNRKITAFVEGPYGHESPYHLTYENLILVAGGIGISPFLAILSDILHRINDSKPCMPRTILLVWAIKNSDELPLLDTVDIEAICPLFSDKLNLEIQTFVTRESQPSLEEGKTPKAMHTSISPNSKGCRMSSLVGTGSVVWSGLYVLVSTIGLVITVAMLDIFYINPFNINYWWYKGLLLIGCMAASVLVFGGLVIALWHLWERKTSSNEESEDATKTIDILQQNEASLPRNSGKAQFVNNIRYGQRPDFQDIFGSHAKSWGSVDIGVIVCGPPTLKCSVAKECRRQNFLRKGHQAIFHFNCHNFDL, encoded by the exons ATGAACCTCAATTGTAT GAAGAAGAATGCAAAAGGTCCAAAATTTAGGTTATGGACATTTCCAGTTTTGGTGGATGGACCATTCGGTGTTGTTACAGCTGCAGAAATGATTGGAGTTATACTCTTCTCAGTGTACATCGTCTGGGCTGTAACTATGTACACCATACGGAACATTGATCTCTTATCCTTGTTTCATGTACACGACCTGAAAGAGAATAG TGCCGTGTTGCTGAAGCTAGGCCTTTGCTTTGGATTCATTGCATTAATCTGCTTAGCACTTTTGTTTCTGCCTGTTGCACGGGGTTCAGTTCTTCTTCAAGCTGTAGATATCCCTTTTGAACAAGCCATTAGATATCACGTTTGGCTGGGACATCTTACTATGGCTCTATTTACTCTTCATGGTCTGTGCTTTTTGATTCGCTGGGCAATGCAGGGGCGACTCATTGAAAGA CTAATTAACTGGAAAAACGTAGGAATAGCCAATCTTCCGGGAGTTATCAGCCTTGCAGCTGGTTTACTGATGTGGGTAACTTCACTTCCTGGAGTAAGGAGAAAAAACTTTGAATTGTTCTTCTATACACACCAATTGTATGTGGTGTTTGTGGTGTTCCTAGCCTTGCATGTTGGTGATTTCATCTTCATGATAGCTGGTGCTGGGATCTTCCTGTTCATGCTTGATCGGTTCCTTAGATTCTTCCAGTCACGAAAGGCTGTTGACATACTTTCAGCCACCAGCTTTCCTTGTGGAACTGTTGAACTCGTTATTTCAAAACCTGCAA ATTTACATTACAACGCCCTTAGCTGGATATTCTTACAAATACGCGAGTTGTCCTGGCTGCAGTGGCACCCTTTCAGTGTCTCCTCTAGTCCCCTTGATGGGAAACATCATATTGCGATTCTCATAAAGGTTCTTGGAGATTGGACAAAAAAACTGAAGGGGAACATCTTGAATCTTTCTTTAGAACAATCTGATAAGGGGCCCCTTTTGCAGCATAACAGGAAAATAACAGCTTTTGTCGAAGGCCCTTATGGCCATGAATCACCATACCACTTAAC ATATGAAAATCTCATTTTGGTAGCAGGTGGAATTGGAATTTCTCCCTTCCTAGCTATCCTGAGTGATATCCTCCACCGCATCAATGATAGCAAACCTTGCATGCCAAGAACTATACTACTAGTATGGGCGATTAAAAATTCGGATGAGCTTCCACTTCTAGATACAGTTGACATAGAGGCAATCTGTCCACTTTTCTCTGATAAACTGAATCTCGAGATTCAAACATTCGTGACTCGGGAGTCACAACCTTCATTG GAGGAGGGTAAAACACCAAAAGCAATGCACACCTCAATCTCCCCTAACTCCAAGGGATGTCGAATGTCTAGTTTGGTTGGTACTGGAAGTGTTGTATGGTCTGGATTATATGTCCTAGTATCCACAATAGGGTTGGTCATCACTGTAGCAATGTTGGACATTTTCTACATAAATCCATTCAATATAAATTACTGGTGGTATAAGGGGCTTTTGTTGATTGGATGTATGGCGGCAAGTGTTCTTGTATTTGGGGGTCTCGTGATCGCTTTGTGGCATCTTTGGGAAAGGAAAACCTCATCGAATGAGGAATCAGAGGATGCCACGAAAACGATAGACATCTTGCAGCAAAATGAGGCCTCTTTACCTAGGAATTCTGGAAAGGCTCAATTTGTCAATAATATTCGATATGGTCAAAGACCGGATTTCCAAG ATATATTTGGATCACATGCAAAGAGTTGGGGAAGTGTAGATATTGGTGTGATAGTGTGTGGTCCTCCAACGCTTAAGTGCAGTGTTGCTAAAGAGTGCAGAAGGCAAAACTTCTTGAGAAAAGGCCATCAGGCGATTTTCCATTTCAACTGCCACAATTTTGACCTCTAG
- the LOC132598550 gene encoding ferric reduction oxidase 6-like isoform X1 — MGDISDQVSLLLEKEDELDYLNKKPLWVSSTKLILRVITWVICISWASFLFLLPIKFINELQEKFIQATQGTIFGTTGSTFLIFSLPIFLIAFLAIIRLVLSGEDEPQLKKNAKGPKFRLWTFPVLVDGPFGVVTAAEMIGVILFSVYIVWAVTMYTIRNIDLLSLFHVHDLKENSAVLLKLGLCFGFIALICLALLFLPVARGSVLLQAVDIPFEQAIRYHVWLGHLTMALFTLHGLCFLIRWAMQGRLIERLINWKNVGIANLPGVISLAAGLLMWVTSLPGVRRKNFELFFYTHQLYVVFVVFLALHVGDFIFMIAGAGIFLFMLDRFLRFFQSRKAVDILSATSFPCGTVELVISKPANLHYNALSWIFLQIRELSWLQWHPFSVSSSPLDGKHHIAILIKVLGDWTKKLKGNILNLSLEQSDKGPLLQHNRKITAFVEGPYGHESPYHLTYENLILVAGGIGISPFLAILSDILHRINDSKPCMPRTILLVWAIKNSDELPLLDTVDIEAICPLFSDKLNLEIQTFVTRESQPSLEEGKTPKAMHTSISPNSKGCRMSSLVGTGSVVWSGLYVLVSTIGLVITVAMLDIFYINPFNINYWWYKGLLLIGCMAASVLVFGGLVIALWHLWERKTSSNEESEDATKTIDILQQNEASLPRNSGKAQFVNNIRYGQRPDFQDIFGSHAKSWGSVDIGVIVCGPPTLKCSVAKECRRQNFLRKGHQAIFHFNCHNFDL, encoded by the exons ATGGGTGACATCTCAGACCAAGTATCTCTTCTTTTAGAAAAAGAAGATGAATTGGATTATCTCAATAAGAAACCACTTTGGGTATCATCAACAAAGTTGATTCTCAGAGTAATAACGTGGGTGATCTGCATTTCATGGGCAAGCTTTCTTTTCCTGCTGCCTATAAAATTCATTAATGAACTGCAAGAGAAATTTATTCAAGCTACCCAAGGAACTATTTTTGGGACTACAG GCAGCACATTCTTGATATTCAGTCTCCCAATTTTCTTGATTGCATTTCTTGCAATTATTCGTCTCGTTCTCTCTGGTGAAGATGAACCTCAATT GAAGAAGAATGCAAAAGGTCCAAAATTTAGGTTATGGACATTTCCAGTTTTGGTGGATGGACCATTCGGTGTTGTTACAGCTGCAGAAATGATTGGAGTTATACTCTTCTCAGTGTACATCGTCTGGGCTGTAACTATGTACACCATACGGAACATTGATCTCTTATCCTTGTTTCATGTACACGACCTGAAAGAGAATAG TGCCGTGTTGCTGAAGCTAGGCCTTTGCTTTGGATTCATTGCATTAATCTGCTTAGCACTTTTGTTTCTGCCTGTTGCACGGGGTTCAGTTCTTCTTCAAGCTGTAGATATCCCTTTTGAACAAGCCATTAGATATCACGTTTGGCTGGGACATCTTACTATGGCTCTATTTACTCTTCATGGTCTGTGCTTTTTGATTCGCTGGGCAATGCAGGGGCGACTCATTGAAAGA CTAATTAACTGGAAAAACGTAGGAATAGCCAATCTTCCGGGAGTTATCAGCCTTGCAGCTGGTTTACTGATGTGGGTAACTTCACTTCCTGGAGTAAGGAGAAAAAACTTTGAATTGTTCTTCTATACACACCAATTGTATGTGGTGTTTGTGGTGTTCCTAGCCTTGCATGTTGGTGATTTCATCTTCATGATAGCTGGTGCTGGGATCTTCCTGTTCATGCTTGATCGGTTCCTTAGATTCTTCCAGTCACGAAAGGCTGTTGACATACTTTCAGCCACCAGCTTTCCTTGTGGAACTGTTGAACTCGTTATTTCAAAACCTGCAA ATTTACATTACAACGCCCTTAGCTGGATATTCTTACAAATACGCGAGTTGTCCTGGCTGCAGTGGCACCCTTTCAGTGTCTCCTCTAGTCCCCTTGATGGGAAACATCATATTGCGATTCTCATAAAGGTTCTTGGAGATTGGACAAAAAAACTGAAGGGGAACATCTTGAATCTTTCTTTAGAACAATCTGATAAGGGGCCCCTTTTGCAGCATAACAGGAAAATAACAGCTTTTGTCGAAGGCCCTTATGGCCATGAATCACCATACCACTTAAC ATATGAAAATCTCATTTTGGTAGCAGGTGGAATTGGAATTTCTCCCTTCCTAGCTATCCTGAGTGATATCCTCCACCGCATCAATGATAGCAAACCTTGCATGCCAAGAACTATACTACTAGTATGGGCGATTAAAAATTCGGATGAGCTTCCACTTCTAGATACAGTTGACATAGAGGCAATCTGTCCACTTTTCTCTGATAAACTGAATCTCGAGATTCAAACATTCGTGACTCGGGAGTCACAACCTTCATTG GAGGAGGGTAAAACACCAAAAGCAATGCACACCTCAATCTCCCCTAACTCCAAGGGATGTCGAATGTCTAGTTTGGTTGGTACTGGAAGTGTTGTATGGTCTGGATTATATGTCCTAGTATCCACAATAGGGTTGGTCATCACTGTAGCAATGTTGGACATTTTCTACATAAATCCATTCAATATAAATTACTGGTGGTATAAGGGGCTTTTGTTGATTGGATGTATGGCGGCAAGTGTTCTTGTATTTGGGGGTCTCGTGATCGCTTTGTGGCATCTTTGGGAAAGGAAAACCTCATCGAATGAGGAATCAGAGGATGCCACGAAAACGATAGACATCTTGCAGCAAAATGAGGCCTCTTTACCTAGGAATTCTGGAAAGGCTCAATTTGTCAATAATATTCGATATGGTCAAAGACCGGATTTCCAAG ATATATTTGGATCACATGCAAAGAGTTGGGGAAGTGTAGATATTGGTGTGATAGTGTGTGGTCCTCCAACGCTTAAGTGCAGTGTTGCTAAAGAGTGCAGAAGGCAAAACTTCTTGAGAAAAGGCCATCAGGCGATTTTCCATTTCAACTGCCACAATTTTGACCTCTAG
- the LOC132598554 gene encoding ferric reduction oxidase 6-like codes for MGKVSDQVPLLLKKEDEFDHLNKIPLWVSLTKLILKVIMWLIFIAWATFIFFSPTKFTERLQEKIILATRETIFGTTGSIFLISSFPIFMIAFLAIIRLALSGEDEPQVKKTAKAPNFRLWTFPVLVDGPFGVVTAAEMIGIILFSVYIVWAIIMYTIQDVDLLSLFHVHSMKDKSVVLLEITGLRFGFIGLICLAFLFLPVARGSVLLRAIDIPFEHATRYHVWLGHLTMALFTLHGLFFVIGWAMRGRLVEELIDWKNVGVANLPGVISLAAGLLMWVTSLPGLRRKNFELFFYTHQLYVVFVVFLALHVGDFIFMTTGAGIFLFMLDRFLRFFQSRKTVDILSTTCFPCGTVELIISKPANLHYNALGWIFLQIRELSWLQWHPFSVSSSPLDGKHHVAILIKVLGDWTEKLKGNILNLSVEQSENEPLLQHKRKITASVEGPYGHESPYHLTYENLILVAGGIGISPFLAILSDILHRINDSKPCLPRNILIVWAIKNSDELLLLNTVDMQAICPLFSDKLNLEIQTFVTRESHPSLEEGKTPKAMHTTISPGFKGCRMSSLVGTGNVVWSGLYLMVSTIGLVITVALLNIFYIIPFNVNYWWYKGLLMIGCMAASILIFGGLVIVLWHLWERKTSPKEEPREDTSNKADFLQQNEQKNFGEARFVNNIRYGQRPDFQEIFGSHAKSWGSVDIGVVVCGPPTLQSSVAKECRRQNLQRRDHQAIFHFNSHSFDL; via the exons ATGGGTAAAGTCTCAGACCAAGTGCCTCTCCTTTTGAAAAAAGAAGATGAATTTGATCATCTCAATAAGATACCACTTTGGGTATCATTAACAAAGTTGATTCTCAAAGTAATAATGTGGCTGATCTTCATTGCATGGGCAACTTTTATTTTCTTCTCGCCTACAAAATTCACTGAGCGACTGCAAGAAAAAATTATTCTAGCCACCCGAGAAACTATTTTTGGGACAACAG GCAGCATATTCTTGATATCCAGTTTCCCAATTTTCATGATTGCGTTTCTTGCAATTATTCGTCTCGCTCTCTCTGGTGAAGATGAACCTCAAGT GAAGAAGACCGCGAAAGCTCCAAATTTTAGGTTATGGACATTCCCAGTTTTGGTGGATGGACCATTCGGTGTTGTTACAGCTGCAGAAATGATTGGAATTATACTCTTCTCAGTGTACATAGTCTGGGCTATAATTATGTACACCATACAGGATGTTGACCTCTTATCTTTGTTTCATGTACACAGCATGAAAGATAAAAG TGTTGTGCTGCTGGAGATAACGGGCCTTCGTTTTGGATTCATTGGGTTAATCTGCCTAGCATTTTTGTTTCTGCCTGTTGCACGGGGTTCAGTTCTTCTTCGAGCTATAGATATCCCTTTTGAACATGCCACTAGATATCATGTTTGGCTGGGACATCTTACTATGGCTCTTTTTACTCTTCATGGTCTGTTCTTTGTGATTGGCTGGGCAATGCGAGGGCGACTTGTGGAAGAA CTAATCGACTGGAAAAACGTAGGAGTAGCCAATCTTCCGGGAGTTATCAGCCTTGCAGCTGGTTTACTGATGTGGGTAACTTCACTTCCTGGACTAAGGAGAAAAAACTTTGAATTGTTCTTCTATACACACCAATTGTATGTGGTGTTTGTGGTGTTCCTAGCCTTGCATGTTGGTGATTTCATCTTCATGACAACTGGTGCTGGGATCTTCCTGTTCATGCTTGACCGGTTCCTTAGATTCTTCCAGTCACGAAAGACTGTTGACATACTTTCAACCACATGCTTTCCTTGTGGAACCGTTGAGCTCATTATTTCAAAACCTGCAA ATTTACATTACAATGCCCTTGGCTGGATATTCTTACAAATACGCGAGTTGTCCTGGCTGCAGTGGCACCCTTTTAGTGTCTCCTCTAGTCCCCTTGACGGGAAACATCATGTTGCGATTCTCATAAAGGTTCTTGGAGATTGGActgagaaattgaagggaaacaTCTTGAATCTTTCTGTAGAACAATCTGAGAACGAGCCTCTTTTGCAGCATAAAAGAAAAATAACAGCTTCTGTTGAAGGTCCTTATGGCCATGAATCACCATACCACTTAAC GTATGAAAATCTCATTTTGGTAGCAGGTGGAATTGGAATTTCCCCCTTCCTAGCTATCTTGAGTGATATCCTCCACCGTATCAATGATAGCAAACCTTGCCTGCCAAGAAATATACTAATAGTATGGGCAATTAAAAATTCGGATGAGCTTCTACTTCTGAATACAGTTGACATGCAGGCAATCTGTCCACTTTTCTCTGATAAATTGAATCTCGAGATTCAAACATTCGTGACTCGGGAATCACATCCTTCATTG GAGGAGGGTAAAACACCTAAAGCAATGCACACTACAATCTCCCCTGGCTTCAAGGGATGTCGAATGTCTAGTTTAGTTGGTACTGGAAATGTTGTATGGTCTGGATTATATCTCATGGTATCCACAATAGGGTTGGTGATCACTGTAGCATTGCTGAACATTTTCTACATAATTCCATTCAATGTAAATTACTGGTGGTACAAGGGGCTTTTAATGATTGGATGTATGGCTGCAAGCATTCTTATATTTGGGGGTCTCGTGATCGTTTTATGGCATCTTTGGGAAAGGAAAACCTCACCGAAGGAGGAACCAAGGGAGGACACCTCAAACAAAGCTGATTTCCTGCAGCAGAATGAGCAGAAGAATTTTGGAGAGGCTCGATTTGTCAATAATATTCGATATGGTCAAAGACCGGATTTCCAAG AGATATTTGGATCGCACGCAAAGAGTTGGGGAAGTGTAGATATAGGTGTGGTTGTATGTGGTCCTCCTACTCTTCAGTCCAGTGTTGCTAAAGAGTGTAGAAGGCAGAATTTGCAGAGAAGAGACCATCAAGCTATCTTCCATTTCAACAGCCACAGTTTTGATCTCTAG